One genomic window of Paramormyrops kingsleyae isolate MSU_618 chromosome 20, PKINGS_0.4, whole genome shotgun sequence includes the following:
- the LOC111853778 gene encoding BTB/POZ domain-containing protein 3-like isoform X2, translated as MAAEIFPGKKLATADAVQQYQQQNLNNNNTVQSCNWQGQFPTIRERNSVMYNNELMADVHFVVGPPGGTQRLPGHRYVLAVGSSVFHAMFYGELAEDQDEIRIPDVEPSSFLAMLKYIYCDEIDLCADTVLATLYAAKKYIVPHLARACVNFLETSLSAKNACVLLSQSCLFEEPDLTQRCWEVIDAQAELALKSEGFCDIDSQTLECILRRETLNAKEIVVFEAALNWAEAECQRQELPPTIENKRKVLGDAIYLIRIPAMTLDDFANGAAQSGVLTLNETNDIFLWYTAAKKPDLQFVSQPRKGLVPQRCHRFQSCAYRSNQWRYRGRCDSIQFAVDKRVFIAGFGLYGSSCGSAEYSAKIELKRQGVLLGQNLSKYFSDGSSSTFPVWFEYPVQIEPDTFYTASVVLDGNELSYFGQEGMTEVQCGKVTFQFQCSSDSTNGTGVQGGQIPELIFYA; from the exons atgGCTGCGGAGATCTTTCCCGGCAAGAAGCTAGCGACGGCCGACGCGGTCCAGCAGTACCAGCAGCAGAACCTGAATAATAACAACACGGTCCAGAGCTGTAACTGGCAGGGACAGTTCCCCACCATAAGAGAGAG gaaCTCTGTGATGTATAACAATGAGCTGATGGCAGATGTTCACTTTGTCGTGGGTCCACCTGGAGGAACGCAGCGGCTGCCAGGACACAGG TATGTCCTGGCCGTTGGGAGCTCTGTGTTCCACGCCATGTTTTACGGTGAGCTAGCAGAAGACCAGGACGAGATCAGAATCCCCGACGTGGAGCCGTCCTCCTTCTTGGCCATGCTGAA GTATATTTATTGTGACGAGATAGACCTTTGCGCGGACACAGTGCTGGCGACTCTGTATGCCGCCAAGAAGTACATTGTCCCTCACCTGGCGCGAGCCTGCGTCAACTTCCTGGAGACCAGCCTGAGTGCCAAGAACGCATGTGTGCTGCTGTCGCAGAGCTGCCTGTTTGAGGAGCCTGACCTGACCCAGCGGTGCTGGGAGGTGATCGACGCGCAGGCTGAGCTGGCCCTCAAGTCCGAGGGCTTCTGTGACATCGACTCTCAGACCCTGGAGTGCATCCTTAGGAGGGAGACCCTCAACGCCAAGGAGATCGTGGTATTCGAGGCGGCGCTGAACTGGGCCGAGGCGGAGTGCCAGCGGCAGGAGCTGCCTCCGACTATCGAAAACAAGCGCAAGGTCCTGGGAGATGCCATCTACCTGATTCGCATCCCTGCCATGACGCTTGATGACTTTGCCAACGGTGCCGCCCAGTCTGGCGTGCTCACCCTGAATGAGACCAATGACATCTTCCTCTGGTACACAGCCGCCAAGAAACCTGATCTGCAGTTCGTCAGCCAGCCCAGGAAGGGCCTGGTGCCTCAGCGTTGTCACCGCTTCCAGTCCTGCGCCTATCGCAGCAACCAGTGGCGTTACCGCGGACGGTGCGACAGCATCCAGTTTGCCGTTGACAAACGGGTCTTCATCGCCGGCTTTGGCCTCTACGGCTCCAGTTGCGGCTCTGCAGAATACAGCGCTAAGATTGAGCTGAAGCGCCAGGGGGTTCTGCTGGGCCAGAACTTGAGCAAGTACTTTTCAGATGGGTCCAGCAGCACGTTCCCGGTTTGGTTCGAGTATCCGGTCCAAATCGAGCCAGACACCTTCTACACCGCTAGCGTTGTGTTGGATGGGAATGAGCTTAGCTACTTTGGACAGGAGGGGATGACAGAGGTTCAGTGCGGGAAAGTAACTTTTCAGTTTCAGTGTTCCTCGGATAGTACCAATGGAACAGGTGTACAGGGGGGTCAGATACCCGAACTTATCTTCTATGCCTAA
- the LOC111853778 gene encoding BTB/POZ domain-containing protein 3-like isoform X1, translating into MVDAKGRNMKCLTFFLMLPESVKIRSSKGAKKGSPSHSDLPPVCYEIITLKTKKKKKMAAEIFPGKKLATADAVQQYQQQNLNNNNTVQSCNWQGQFPTIRERNSVMYNNELMADVHFVVGPPGGTQRLPGHRYVLAVGSSVFHAMFYGELAEDQDEIRIPDVEPSSFLAMLKYIYCDEIDLCADTVLATLYAAKKYIVPHLARACVNFLETSLSAKNACVLLSQSCLFEEPDLTQRCWEVIDAQAELALKSEGFCDIDSQTLECILRRETLNAKEIVVFEAALNWAEAECQRQELPPTIENKRKVLGDAIYLIRIPAMTLDDFANGAAQSGVLTLNETNDIFLWYTAAKKPDLQFVSQPRKGLVPQRCHRFQSCAYRSNQWRYRGRCDSIQFAVDKRVFIAGFGLYGSSCGSAEYSAKIELKRQGVLLGQNLSKYFSDGSSSTFPVWFEYPVQIEPDTFYTASVVLDGNELSYFGQEGMTEVQCGKVTFQFQCSSDSTNGTGVQGGQIPELIFYA; encoded by the exons ATGGTCGATGCCAAGGGGAGGAACATGAAATGTCTGACTTTCTTCTTGATGCTTCCAGAGTCGGTGAAGATCAGGTCAAGCAAAGGTGCCAAAAAGGGGAGCCCGAGTCACTCGGACCTGCCACCGGTCTGCTATGAGATCATCACCTTGAAGaccaagaaaaagaagaagatgGCTGCGGAGATCTTTCCCGGCAAGAAGCTAGCGACGGCCGACGCGGTCCAGCAGTACCAGCAGCAGAACCTGAATAATAACAACACGGTCCAGAGCTGTAACTGGCAGGGACAGTTCCCCACCATAAGAGAGAG gaaCTCTGTGATGTATAACAATGAGCTGATGGCAGATGTTCACTTTGTCGTGGGTCCACCTGGAGGAACGCAGCGGCTGCCAGGACACAGG TATGTCCTGGCCGTTGGGAGCTCTGTGTTCCACGCCATGTTTTACGGTGAGCTAGCAGAAGACCAGGACGAGATCAGAATCCCCGACGTGGAGCCGTCCTCCTTCTTGGCCATGCTGAA GTATATTTATTGTGACGAGATAGACCTTTGCGCGGACACAGTGCTGGCGACTCTGTATGCCGCCAAGAAGTACATTGTCCCTCACCTGGCGCGAGCCTGCGTCAACTTCCTGGAGACCAGCCTGAGTGCCAAGAACGCATGTGTGCTGCTGTCGCAGAGCTGCCTGTTTGAGGAGCCTGACCTGACCCAGCGGTGCTGGGAGGTGATCGACGCGCAGGCTGAGCTGGCCCTCAAGTCCGAGGGCTTCTGTGACATCGACTCTCAGACCCTGGAGTGCATCCTTAGGAGGGAGACCCTCAACGCCAAGGAGATCGTGGTATTCGAGGCGGCGCTGAACTGGGCCGAGGCGGAGTGCCAGCGGCAGGAGCTGCCTCCGACTATCGAAAACAAGCGCAAGGTCCTGGGAGATGCCATCTACCTGATTCGCATCCCTGCCATGACGCTTGATGACTTTGCCAACGGTGCCGCCCAGTCTGGCGTGCTCACCCTGAATGAGACCAATGACATCTTCCTCTGGTACACAGCCGCCAAGAAACCTGATCTGCAGTTCGTCAGCCAGCCCAGGAAGGGCCTGGTGCCTCAGCGTTGTCACCGCTTCCAGTCCTGCGCCTATCGCAGCAACCAGTGGCGTTACCGCGGACGGTGCGACAGCATCCAGTTTGCCGTTGACAAACGGGTCTTCATCGCCGGCTTTGGCCTCTACGGCTCCAGTTGCGGCTCTGCAGAATACAGCGCTAAGATTGAGCTGAAGCGCCAGGGGGTTCTGCTGGGCCAGAACTTGAGCAAGTACTTTTCAGATGGGTCCAGCAGCACGTTCCCGGTTTGGTTCGAGTATCCGGTCCAAATCGAGCCAGACACCTTCTACACCGCTAGCGTTGTGTTGGATGGGAATGAGCTTAGCTACTTTGGACAGGAGGGGATGACAGAGGTTCAGTGCGGGAAAGTAACTTTTCAGTTTCAGTGTTCCTCGGATAGTACCAATGGAACAGGTGTACAGGGGGGTCAGATACCCGAACTTATCTTCTATGCCTAA